The Streptomyces albofaciens JCM 4342 genome has a segment encoding these proteins:
- the speB gene encoding agmatinase — protein MHHLGSAFGPDITFLGVPRLNLDDPPTDADVIILGAPFDGGTSHRPGARFGPAAIRQACYLPHNGARRSLALGVDPLTELKVYDAGDVPCYSGDIEQSIRTVEGAVRMTAGLGAIPVVLGGDHTIALPDMRAVARHHGFGRISMLHFDAHADTGEVEDGPLYGHGKPMRQLIECGAVRGDRFLQMGLRGYWPGPETLRWMADQGMRSYEMSEITARGFDTCLTEAFATAMDDCDGVYLSVDVDVVDPGQAPGTGTPEPGGLTSRQLLDAVRRAAYELPVVGVEVVEVAPPYDHADITAYLGNRIVLEALSGIARRRRDAREGTTWDPAVPLLRRDGVGGGR, from the coding sequence GTGCACCACCTCGGATCGGCCTTCGGCCCGGACATCACCTTCCTCGGCGTCCCGCGCCTGAACCTGGACGACCCGCCCACCGACGCCGACGTGATCATCCTGGGCGCCCCCTTCGACGGCGGCACCTCGCACCGGCCCGGCGCCCGCTTCGGCCCGGCCGCCATCCGCCAGGCCTGCTACCTGCCGCACAACGGCGCCCGGCGCAGCCTCGCGCTCGGCGTCGACCCGCTGACCGAACTGAAGGTCTACGACGCCGGGGACGTGCCCTGCTACTCCGGGGACATCGAGCAGAGCATCCGCACCGTGGAAGGCGCGGTACGGATGACCGCCGGCCTCGGCGCGATCCCCGTCGTGCTCGGCGGCGACCACACCATCGCGCTGCCCGACATGCGCGCCGTCGCCCGCCACCACGGCTTCGGGCGCATCTCGATGCTGCACTTCGACGCGCACGCCGACACCGGCGAGGTGGAGGACGGCCCGCTCTACGGACACGGCAAGCCGATGCGCCAGCTCATCGAGTGCGGCGCGGTTCGCGGCGACCGCTTCCTCCAGATGGGGCTGCGCGGCTACTGGCCGGGCCCGGAGACGCTGCGCTGGATGGCCGACCAGGGCATGCGCTCGTACGAGATGAGCGAGATCACCGCCCGCGGCTTCGACACCTGCCTGACCGAGGCGTTCGCCACCGCCATGGACGACTGCGACGGCGTGTACCTCTCGGTCGACGTGGACGTGGTCGACCCGGGCCAGGCGCCGGGCACCGGCACCCCCGAGCCGGGCGGCCTGACCTCGCGCCAACTGCTGGACGCGGTGCGCCGGGCGGCCTACGAACTGCCCGTCGTCGGCGTCGAGGTGGTCGAGGTGGCACCGCCGTACGACCACGCCGACATCACCGCGTACCTGGGCAACCGGATCGTCCTGGAGGCGCTGTCCGGCATCGCCCGGCGCCGCCGCGACGCCCGGGAGGGCACGACGTGGGACCCGGCGGTCCCGCTGCTGCGGCGGGACGGCGTGGGCGGCGGCCGGTGA
- a CDS encoding class III lanthipeptide, with the protein MSIVLDLQGLEVPAEEAARVSSTVSSHC; encoded by the coding sequence ATGTCGATCGTTCTCGACCTGCAGGGCCTTGAGGTCCCCGCCGAGGAGGCCGCGCGCGTCTCCAGCACCGTCAGCAGCCACTGCTGA
- a CDS encoding GNAT family N-acetyltransferase codes for MQGKLVRLERPADQDYELMAQWFGPDSAAAVMAATEGDVVTAEDFRKLDHSGGLRQFAVRDGEDRTVGAVHYKAQGPVGGYVLGGAIGDPELWRRGFGAEAFDLLIDHLFHARNAHRVTFTTALYNKNVMRLVTGVGFTLEGILREYFYLDGRHHDGAVWGLLRHEYYAAVEELKRTDPTFVLPDTIPEADKAEARRLLAEYITSPTGKTSAGLLLASVRAAGEAAGQSAGQPAQP; via the coding sequence ATGCAGGGCAAACTCGTCCGGCTCGAACGCCCCGCCGACCAGGACTACGAGCTGATGGCGCAGTGGTTCGGCCCCGACTCGGCCGCCGCGGTGATGGCCGCCACCGAAGGGGACGTGGTCACCGCCGAGGACTTCCGCAAGCTCGACCACAGCGGCGGCCTGCGGCAGTTCGCGGTGCGCGACGGCGAGGACCGGACCGTGGGCGCGGTGCACTACAAGGCACAAGGCCCGGTCGGCGGCTATGTGCTCGGCGGCGCGATCGGCGACCCCGAACTGTGGCGCCGCGGGTTCGGCGCCGAGGCGTTCGACCTGCTCATCGACCACCTCTTCCACGCGCGCAACGCCCACCGGGTGACGTTCACCACCGCGCTCTACAACAAGAACGTGATGCGCCTGGTGACCGGCGTCGGCTTCACCCTCGAAGGCATCCTGCGCGAGTACTTCTACCTCGACGGCCGCCACCACGACGGCGCCGTATGGGGCCTGCTGCGGCACGAGTACTACGCGGCGGTCGAGGAACTCAAGCGCACCGACCCGACCTTCGTCCTCCCCGACACCATCCCCGAAGCCGACAAGGCCGAGGCGCGCCGCCTGCTCGCCGAGTACATCACCAGCCCCACCGGCAAGACGTCGGCGGGACTGCTGCTGGCCTCGGTCCGCGCTGCCGGGGAGGCCGCCGGTCAGTCTGCCGGTCAGCCCGCGCAGCCGTGA
- a CDS encoding class I adenylate-forming enzyme family protein gives MTETMAPPVPAPRLVGASDGLSGPDLTGRVLAAARVLRDRGICPGDRVLVKGDNCVDYVVALLALMHLDTSLVPVDHRQSAADGRATARQARARWLLTDGTDNTDGTHGTDGIAGPAFPADRVLRYPGLGADTAPPPGEVDLTAWLARPDAVVLWSSGTTGRPKGIVKSGPAVHDNTLRTIQAMGYRADDVLAPLLPFSHQYGLSVVLLWWLARCTLIVTPYQRLDLAVGQAAAHGVTAVDAAPSTYHSLLGVVRRRPELREALAGVRIWGVGGAPLPAPLAEAFPAVMGRPLLDGYGLSELGNVALATPDAPTGCGRPLPGVRIRVVTPDGREAAPGELGEIEVDSPGLMEGYLLEDGTLTPVRHTTWYPTADLGRFDEAGNLHVVGRNQAVHRLGFTLYPESLERKAEAAGRQVKVLAVEDSRRGSALHFVVADPEVAAPAEWRRRLAVHLAEYEQPNAVHVVESFPLSANGKVDARALRAQVGLGD, from the coding sequence ATGACCGAAACGATGGCGCCCCCCGTCCCCGCCCCCCGGCTCGTCGGCGCGTCCGACGGCCTGTCCGGACCGGACCTGACCGGCCGGGTGCTGGCCGCCGCCCGGGTCCTGCGCGACCGCGGCATATGCCCCGGTGACCGGGTCCTGGTCAAGGGTGACAACTGCGTCGACTACGTCGTGGCGCTGCTCGCCCTGATGCACCTGGACACCTCGCTCGTCCCGGTCGACCACCGCCAGTCCGCCGCCGACGGCCGGGCGACCGCCCGCCAGGCCCGCGCCCGCTGGCTGCTCACCGACGGCACCGACAACACCGACGGCACCCACGGCACCGATGGCATCGCCGGTCCCGCCTTCCCCGCCGACCGGGTGCTCCGCTACCCCGGCCTCGGCGCGGACACCGCGCCCCCGCCCGGCGAGGTCGACCTCACCGCTTGGCTCGCCCGCCCGGACGCCGTGGTGCTGTGGTCCTCCGGCACCACCGGCCGCCCCAAGGGCATCGTGAAGTCGGGCCCCGCGGTGCACGACAACACGCTGCGCACCATCCAGGCCATGGGCTACCGCGCGGACGACGTGCTCGCCCCGCTGCTGCCCTTCTCCCACCAGTACGGCCTGTCCGTCGTCCTGCTGTGGTGGCTGGCCCGCTGCACCCTGATCGTCACCCCGTACCAGCGGCTGGACCTCGCCGTCGGCCAGGCCGCGGCCCACGGCGTCACGGCCGTGGACGCCGCCCCGTCCACGTACCACTCCCTGCTCGGCGTCGTCCGCCGCCGCCCGGAGCTGCGCGAGGCACTCGCCGGGGTGCGGATCTGGGGCGTGGGCGGCGCCCCGCTGCCCGCCCCGCTCGCCGAAGCGTTCCCGGCCGTCATGGGCCGCCCGCTGCTGGACGGCTACGGCCTCAGCGAGCTGGGCAACGTCGCGCTGGCCACGCCCGACGCGCCGACCGGCTGCGGCCGGCCGCTGCCCGGCGTACGGATACGGGTGGTCACCCCGGACGGCCGGGAGGCCGCGCCCGGCGAGCTGGGCGAGATCGAGGTGGACTCGCCGGGCCTGATGGAGGGCTACCTCCTGGAGGACGGCACGCTCACGCCCGTACGGCACACGACCTGGTACCCGACCGCAGACCTCGGCCGCTTCGACGAGGCGGGCAACCTGCACGTGGTCGGCCGCAACCAGGCGGTGCACCGGCTGGGCTTCACGCTCTACCCGGAGAGCCTGGAACGCAAGGCCGAGGCGGCCGGGCGGCAGGTGAAGGTGCTGGCGGTGGAGGACAGCCGGCGCGGCAGCGCACTGCACTTCGTGGTGGCGGATCCCGAGGTCGCCGCGCCTGCCGAGTGGCGGCGTCGGCTGGCCGTGCATCTGGCGGAGTACGAGCAGCCCAACGCGGTCCATGTGGTGGAGAGCTTCCCGCTGTCGGCGAACGGGAAGGTGGACGCGCGGGCGCTGCGGGCGCAGGTGGGGCTGGGGGACTGA
- a CDS encoding class I SAM-dependent DNA methyltransferase, giving the protein MPGSPRTSVSAEHFDKAYRSRTDPWGTLHKPYEQEKFADTASLLPAGRFRSALEIGCGVGALTRLLAPHCDHLLATDCSTAAVEQARQNCADLPHLTFATLRVPEELDAGSLPASLAVAPVDLIVMSEVGYYLSAPDLGLTAARIAALLGPGGHVLLAHWVHDEPDTAPATEAAPEIVTGHGVHKVFRDRADLRPIEGRTCHRHGNSYRLDLFQRVM; this is encoded by the coding sequence ATGCCGGGCAGCCCCCGCACATCGGTGTCGGCTGAGCACTTCGACAAGGCCTACCGGTCCAGGACCGACCCGTGGGGAACCCTCCACAAGCCGTACGAGCAGGAGAAATTCGCCGACACGGCGTCCCTGCTGCCCGCCGGCCGCTTCCGCTCCGCCCTGGAGATCGGCTGCGGCGTCGGCGCCCTCACCCGGCTGCTGGCACCCCACTGCGACCACCTGCTGGCCACCGACTGCTCCACCGCCGCGGTCGAACAGGCCCGCCAGAACTGCGCCGACCTGCCCCACCTCACCTTCGCCACCCTCCGCGTCCCCGAAGAACTGGACGCCGGCAGCCTGCCGGCCTCCTTGGCGGTGGCCCCGGTGGACCTCATCGTGATGTCCGAGGTCGGCTATTACCTGTCGGCCCCCGACCTCGGCCTGACCGCTGCGCGGATTGCCGCCCTGCTTGGGCCGGGCGGGCACGTACTGCTGGCGCACTGGGTTCACGACGAGCCCGATACCGCTCCTGCCACGGAAGCCGCACCGGAGATCGTGACCGGCCACGGGGTGCACAAGGTCTTCCGCGACCGGGCGGACCTGCGGCCGATCGAGGGCCGGACCTGCCACCGGCACGGCAACTCGTACCGCTTGGACCTGTTCCAGCGGGTGATGTGA
- a CDS encoding FAS1-like dehydratase domain-containing protein: MSVPGEGDGRRAVFGPYAVEREKIREFAAAVGTADPAHTDPAAARALGHPDVLAPPTFLAVLAIRAEERLLRDLGAPADGAGTIHREERFVHHRPAYAGDELLVTVRLKDASRRAGREVVVLESAFRAADGSPVSTVTSTLLLPERRESEDADRRDWKGVDRRESEDADRCDCEGANHRCCEGANHRDSGGDVNRRADDDENRPGGDDKN, from the coding sequence GTGAGCGTACCGGGGGAGGGGGACGGCCGCCGGGCCGTCTTCGGCCCGTACGCGGTCGAGCGCGAGAAGATCCGCGAGTTCGCCGCGGCCGTGGGCACCGCCGACCCCGCGCACACGGACCCCGCGGCGGCCCGCGCCCTGGGCCACCCGGACGTCCTCGCCCCGCCGACCTTCCTCGCCGTCCTCGCGATCCGCGCCGAGGAACGGCTGCTGCGCGATCTCGGCGCCCCCGCCGACGGCGCGGGCACGATCCACCGCGAGGAGCGCTTCGTGCACCACCGGCCCGCGTACGCCGGGGACGAACTCTTGGTGACCGTACGGCTGAAGGACGCGTCCCGGCGCGCGGGCCGCGAGGTCGTGGTGCTGGAGAGCGCCTTCCGGGCCGCCGACGGATCACCGGTGAGCACCGTGACCTCCACCCTGCTGCTCCCGGAGCGCCGTGAGAGCGAAGACGCGGACCGCCGGGACTGGAAAGGCGTGGACCGGCGTGAGAGCGAAGACGCGGACCGCTGTGACTGCGAAGGCGCGAACCACCGGTGCTGCGAAGGCGCGAACCACCGCGACAGCGGCGGCGATGTGAACCGCCGTGCCGACGATGACGAAAACCGCCCCGGCGGCGATGACAAGAACTGA
- a CDS encoding beta-ketoacyl synthase N-terminal-like domain-containing protein produces MPVKDPVNDIVISGLGLVTPFGAGVAPFWRGLLEGRSALRPAGRFEAPSYRGEPVGEVPGPGPAAGTPRKSAYARAAIGEAVEAAGLPGVPRDALVILVGQAPYPGPETVADAASDPAAHREFLGPDPAGALGPAFAPGRVLHLSHACASAVFAVGFAREALRAGVAPLAVVAGSSVLNRYEYASMDVVRAVGREAARPFDTGRAGISLGEGGGAVVLEPAGHARARGHATDLVVAGAACRVAGAKAAASDAELIAGCMRDALADAGADRLDHVHAHATGTVQGDAAELAAVESIAAETGSDALPVTSHKGAIGHLLHISGAPALAAAALTLRTGTVPPTAGLTAAEGTDRVVLPTAPLRLPSARTAAVNSFGFGGNNATLVLRGV; encoded by the coding sequence ATGCCCGTGAAGGACCCGGTCAACGACATCGTCATCAGCGGCCTCGGGCTGGTCACCCCGTTCGGTGCGGGCGTCGCGCCCTTCTGGCGGGGGCTGCTCGAAGGGCGCTCGGCCCTGCGTCCGGCCGGGCGCTTCGAGGCGCCGTCGTACCGGGGCGAGCCGGTCGGCGAGGTGCCCGGACCGGGCCCGGCGGCCGGGACGCCGCGCAAGAGCGCCTACGCGCGAGCCGCGATCGGGGAGGCCGTGGAGGCCGCCGGGCTGCCGGGAGTGCCGCGCGACGCCCTGGTGATCCTGGTCGGGCAGGCACCGTACCCGGGCCCGGAAACCGTCGCGGACGCTGCCTCGGACCCCGCCGCCCACCGGGAGTTCCTCGGTCCCGACCCGGCCGGCGCCCTCGGCCCCGCCTTCGCCCCGGGCCGCGTCCTGCACCTCTCCCACGCCTGTGCCTCCGCCGTCTTCGCGGTCGGCTTCGCCCGCGAGGCCCTGCGTGCGGGCGTCGCGCCGCTCGCCGTGGTGGCGGGCTCGTCGGTGCTCAACCGGTACGAGTACGCCAGCATGGACGTCGTACGGGCCGTGGGCCGGGAAGCGGCCAGGCCGTTCGACACCGGCCGGGCGGGCATCTCGCTCGGTGAGGGCGGGGGCGCCGTCGTCCTGGAGCCGGCCGGGCACGCCAGGGCGCGGGGGCACGCCACGGATCTGGTGGTCGCCGGTGCGGCGTGCCGGGTGGCCGGGGCCAAGGCCGCCGCGTCGGACGCCGAGCTGATCGCCGGGTGCATGCGCGACGCGCTGGCGGACGCCGGGGCGGACCGGCTGGACCATGTGCACGCGCACGCGACCGGCACCGTCCAGGGCGACGCCGCCGAACTCGCGGCCGTGGAGTCCATCGCCGCCGAAACCGGTTCCGACGCGCTCCCCGTGACCTCGCACAAGGGCGCCATCGGCCACCTGCTGCACATCTCGGGCGCCCCGGCGCTGGCCGCCGCCGCGCTGACGCTGCGTACGGGGACCGTCCCGCCGACCGCCGGACTGACGGCCGCCGAGGGCACGGACCGCGTGGTGCTGCCGACGGCGCCTCTGCGGCTGCCGTCGGCCCGTACCGCCGCCGTGAACAGCTTCGGCTTCGGCGGCAACAACGCGACGCTGGTCCTGCGCGGGGTCTGA
- a CDS encoding macrolide family glycosyltransferase — MPRHIGFVSIAWHGHVNPTLGLVAELVRRGHRVSYAVTEAFAPAVRAVGAEPVVYRNPVDDALTEDGLAISPMDFLREARATLDVLEDAWATDRPDTIAYDGIAWAGRVLAAKWRLPAAEMWPSFVSNEHFSLEAEFLADNPLHPGVLRFARELTRFLAAHGLSGRSVTDFLGHTEDLRLVFLPRAFQYHGETFDDRFAFVGPCAGDRGFQGSWRPAGDGRPVLLIALGTACYDWPEFFRMCGEAVATLPWQVVMAYGPRMDRAAIGPLPAHVEAHPHVPQLDVLRHADAFVTHAGMGSTMEALLHGTPMVAVPQTQEQTAVAERIDALGLGVRLDRDHLDADTLRTALTRVMTDGGIRAAVTRMREEVRGAGGAAAAADRIEALTAGAEPVPTAVRTG, encoded by the coding sequence ATGCCGCGCCACATCGGCTTCGTCTCCATCGCCTGGCACGGTCATGTGAACCCGACGCTCGGCCTCGTCGCGGAACTCGTCCGGCGCGGCCACCGGGTCTCGTACGCGGTCACCGAGGCGTTCGCGCCCGCCGTACGGGCCGTGGGCGCCGAACCGGTCGTCTACCGCAACCCGGTGGACGACGCGCTCACCGAGGACGGCCTGGCCATCTCCCCCATGGACTTCCTGCGCGAGGCCAGGGCGACGCTGGACGTACTGGAGGACGCCTGGGCCACCGACCGGCCCGACACCATCGCGTACGACGGGATCGCCTGGGCGGGCCGGGTGCTCGCCGCGAAATGGCGGCTGCCGGCGGCTGAGATGTGGCCCTCGTTCGTCTCCAACGAGCACTTCTCGCTGGAGGCCGAGTTCCTGGCCGACAACCCGCTGCACCCCGGCGTGCTGCGCTTCGCCCGGGAGCTGACCCGGTTCCTGGCCGCCCACGGCCTGTCCGGCCGCTCGGTCACCGACTTCCTCGGCCACACCGAGGATCTGCGCCTGGTCTTCCTGCCGCGCGCGTTCCAGTACCACGGCGAGACCTTCGACGACCGGTTCGCCTTCGTCGGCCCGTGCGCCGGCGACCGCGGCTTCCAGGGCAGCTGGCGCCCGGCCGGGGACGGCCGCCCGGTGCTGCTGATCGCCCTCGGCACGGCCTGCTACGACTGGCCCGAGTTCTTCCGCATGTGCGGCGAGGCGGTCGCAACGCTGCCCTGGCAGGTCGTCATGGCGTACGGGCCGCGCATGGACCGCGCCGCCATCGGCCCGCTCCCCGCCCACGTCGAGGCGCACCCGCACGTCCCCCAGCTCGACGTGCTGCGCCACGCCGACGCCTTCGTCACCCACGCCGGCATGGGCTCCACCATGGAGGCATTGCTGCACGGCACGCCCATGGTGGCCGTACCGCAGACCCAGGAACAGACCGCCGTCGCCGAACGCATCGACGCCCTCGGCCTCGGCGTGCGCCTGGACCGCGACCACCTGGACGCGGACACGCTGCGCACGGCCCTGACCCGCGTCATGACCGACGGCGGCATCCGGGCCGCGGTCACCCGGATGCGGGAAGAGGTGCGCGGGGCCGGGGGAGCGGCGGCGGCCGCCGACCGCATCGAGGCCCTGACGGCCGGCGCCGAACCCGTGCCCACCGCCGTCCGGACGGGCTGA
- a CDS encoding PIG-L deacetylase family protein — protein sequence MSTAADHGPRWTTVVLSPHFDDAALSVAGYLGRTAGPTAVVTVHGGAPAADRISWWDAGCGFATPEEAYRVRLAEDARACKLLGAEQVTLPNPDSPYRTDGELDGLEGFLKGLPPDTRVLVPLGTNQPDHTAVRDQALAVLAGRPGLAPYVYADLPYTGGARKWGTDAAVERLAGSDKYGGAYRDLSAAYELRVAHDIRLDEREWAAKRAAVLSYTSQLAPVAVGHGPFLRRPGPLQAELIWELGPATHDNAEGNRHAGQPPHIGVG from the coding sequence GTGAGCACCGCAGCCGACCACGGCCCGCGCTGGACCACCGTCGTCCTCTCCCCGCACTTCGACGACGCCGCGCTGTCCGTCGCCGGATACCTCGGCCGCACCGCCGGGCCCACCGCCGTGGTCACCGTCCACGGCGGCGCCCCGGCGGCGGACCGGATCTCCTGGTGGGACGCGGGCTGCGGCTTCGCCACGCCGGAGGAGGCGTACCGCGTACGCCTGGCCGAGGACGCCCGGGCCTGCAAGCTGCTGGGCGCCGAGCAGGTGACCCTCCCGAACCCGGACAGCCCGTACCGTACGGACGGCGAACTCGATGGACTTGAGGGCTTTTTGAAGGGCCTCCCCCCGGACACCAGGGTGCTGGTCCCCCTCGGCACGAACCAGCCCGACCACACCGCCGTACGGGACCAGGCCCTCGCGGTGCTGGCCGGGCGCCCGGGCCTGGCTCCGTACGTATACGCGGATCTGCCGTACACCGGCGGCGCCCGTAAATGGGGCACGGACGCGGCGGTCGAGCGGCTGGCCGGCTCGGACAAGTACGGCGGCGCCTACCGCGACCTGTCCGCCGCGTACGAGCTGCGCGTGGCCCACGACATCCGCCTGGACGAACGCGAATGGGCGGCGAAGCGGGCGGCGGTCCTGAGCTACACCTCGCAGCTGGCGCCGGTGGCGGTCGGCCACGGGCCGTTCCTGCGGCGGCCGGGCCCGCTCCAGGCGGAACTCATCTGGGAACTGGGCCCCGCCACCCACGACAACGCAGAAGGGAACCGTCATGCCGGGCAGCCCCCGCACATCGGTGTCGGCTGA
- the fabI gene encoding enoyl-ACP reductase FabI: MSGLLDGKRLVITGVISESSIAYAVARLARQQGARIVLTAYGRPTLVQRLARRLPGEPPVVELDVTDADQLATLADRVGAHLDGIDGVLHSVAHAPATCLDGGFLTAPWTDVSAALHTSTYSLTALATACRPLLAPGASIVGLDFDASRAWPGYDWMGVAKAGLEACSRYLARDLGPENIRVNLVAAGPLRTLAARGIGGDGPAFEKEWATRAPLGWDPADADPVARTCLALLSDWLPATTGEIVHADGGHHLIGS, from the coding sequence ATGAGCGGCCTGCTCGACGGCAAGAGGCTGGTCATCACCGGTGTGATCAGCGAGAGTTCCATCGCCTACGCCGTGGCGCGGCTCGCCCGGCAGCAGGGCGCGCGGATCGTGCTCACCGCGTACGGGCGCCCCACGCTCGTCCAGCGGCTCGCCCGCCGCCTTCCCGGCGAGCCCCCGGTCGTCGAACTCGACGTCACCGACGCGGACCAGCTCGCCACCCTCGCCGACCGCGTGGGCGCGCACCTCGACGGCATCGACGGCGTCCTGCACTCCGTCGCCCACGCCCCCGCCACCTGCCTCGACGGCGGCTTCCTGACGGCGCCGTGGACCGACGTGTCCGCGGCCCTGCACACCTCCACGTACTCCCTCACCGCCCTGGCCACCGCCTGCCGCCCGCTGCTGGCGCCCGGCGCCTCCATCGTGGGCCTGGACTTCGACGCCTCGCGCGCCTGGCCCGGCTACGACTGGATGGGCGTCGCCAAGGCCGGGCTGGAGGCCTGCTCCCGCTACCTCGCCCGGGACCTCGGCCCCGAGAACATCCGCGTCAACCTCGTCGCGGCGGGCCCGCTTCGAACCTTGGCCGCCCGCGGCATCGGCGGCGACGGCCCGGCCTTCGAGAAGGAGTGGGCGACCCGCGCCCCGCTGGGCTGGGACCCCGCGGACGCCGACCCGGTGGCCCGCACCTGCCTCGCCCTGCTCTCGGACTGGCTGCCCGCGACCACCGGCGAGATCGTGCACGCCGACGGCGGCCACCACCTGATCGGAAGCTGA